Proteins co-encoded in one Microbacterium hydrocarbonoxydans genomic window:
- a CDS encoding isopeptide-forming domain-containing fimbrial protein has product MRSTQRRRTFSRARRLTAIATVVSLITGALALGVAAQMATAASWTPRVSAENVDPTGTGKDFVLAGENVGFSIDVTNDSGGAQFNLALVATLPGNVSYVSGEVQGGVLAAPKIYAAGDVLPNRARTAADASCVSLGLVNAPGQAPLCAVPAGQQIWVWSNVNDLPQGGTVSPTITVAPNDDYPVGSVVGFSIAAYTSNDPTRLPTFDGSPSVSRTTAHTSGAGVATDDVPVQAVRIVKDEPSAESELLRGVHSSVTTYSMKVENTTRGATNDVTVTDYLPAGLEYLGLASGNDNSSGIEYAGAPVISGGTTVGESVDTVQLTASEAAALGLPGAGVYTKIVWALAPLDAGETRVIEYHAAVPLFANALWAGAAAPDVASGAQAANLDNNTGASTRHGGETTPQAAQTFRNVAVVDGQYQGPVANDDPALRAAHDDDAEIIEAVDVRVLKRVDKGGLFTTGSVATYSIDLRVSEYVDASDIVLTDVIPNGLCPAFPGSLDGVDLIIGSDEVSQATWNAQAPGDACNYPTTESAAVLSPELHLVSITYTPTDGTFTVVFDVDPLTAGQHFTAQYSVTQRPNYTGAGGGTSSGDSFVNKVSVTAKTEPVAAIANDPAIRDRVGGARYVFDDSAAVIGSDRTILDKTVLERGTTPDMPQPDELLKQATKPFSPGDDVWYRLFVDFADGIDSRNPLLTDYLPEGIEVQELRYAYTGVPGATDVTTPVAYGSPGFPTTYVPNVAPTGASLTWELGARNRTTSGDRFMPEGSTLTVFVRGTVKAQSASQDEVDNPLNQAKYQQVNVDGVLDFRRSDAGIDLDWGSTLTKGIVAVNGREIAGSFGDRDQSEQVVQGDEVDYRIDVKAPQNTTTDYLVWDVLPAGVKKADVSAPLAELYPSSTRLGAQDAAATMYDAGETLPDGIALTGAFAGRSVIVWKISASIAGSVAATETTTETVSGFSLGYTLTVPAGVVDGGDAAQLTQKYTNTAGIVDYAVENAGGGTTTVVPQRDGGGGGQQLTTRTPGDGEVAASDVDTVDSAEVHLPDVKVEKKLVSTEVAPAAGAAGVTNLGDGNRNSVTQIVQGEYATFEYSVTIPARTTIKGAVLSDNGRLALPSNRGSLAYQFIEDDTRYFQDGKALMIGGTAADFRTAGRQGDLRGVLTFPDVYTNDTNIDQVFSSRITVWVKDLASAETLTNTATATFVDPNSTTATRVTKSATAKVDYIVPSPTLRKTASSPQVGANGKVDFTLTASNTAGRPALYDVVVIDCVPKELVASNPIASTGQVKILEESCSATNAGVITRGSGTGTVIEWTIPMLVGTGTAPTLRYTGTVDEQAAGASQFVNRATLIGHSLPSSVGDDTDTTDRRGTYTANANATVRMPDATVRKSVSPASAAVGDVVTYTVTTTLPANTNFYDVVLTDVLPTGVEFVSTGTHTETLQWDADTRIPTVGAPTLANGTLSWKVSSDDIRAWDKPRAIVVTYQARLLPTVKTDKPVNTARFSWNKINDSVASGDRVTLNTSAQVTIVDPKVTVAKTVRAAGTATTAFADKASGNPDQSFAYRIAVKNTGAVPAYGIVVTDTVPVGISIDTTQGAFTGATFSDRASLLAGEGGSITWTIPGPLSNVDGSNTHEIVYYGTFSASKGMSKDAVLKNAVAVTEYTSSPNNGWTYLTGDKNRPAGKTPGGVSLTPQAAEADIAPFFPQVALTKRATDEVPAFVGQSFSWTLQATNTGEGAAQTVTLTDTLPVNWAYDPTVVPSLTIGGQPSVELGDPVLGEEGGRQTITWALQADDASPLLPGTIDGATDAQRALTVTFSSKPELGAAMMTDEGLAFAHTNSVSGSATDTAGADENADGPYVGDPATAGAHIARADPAIIKQAIGGDSEGRWIAGESVRDGYTQPQWRLTVVNQGPDVATGPFRIVDEADLPDGVTTGAFTARYFSDADDTEGVPYAVTGAGTSSDPFVIGDATLTLDADGSDRIVLLADVAIDESAVGSASNSASVAGRTYERPEDVAKDNSAEVTKPLASAADLMLTKDVTTTEVTAGRPITWSISVRNDGPSAASTVSVEPERRAAATPITVTDTVPAGIGEVQDPSAGLAEWTVEASDGWPASAGDVITWTYTGTQMPVGAAQQLFLTGTVDASWTDGEITNSAVVESPVTVDPTPENNEDTVTVTPGDQTSLAITKTRVVLDAGEWKDAAQFGGALPEVAAGSTASYRVVVTNNGPADARRVTVTDQTPEMLTYVEATDERGEWTRTTDASNDDVFALAGTLPAAAGDNTRSFIATYALPVELEPGTEVRNVVVAEAENSTNAPDDLDTTASDRVADLSIVKQAVDGEGAPVADGLVPQVTAGTQTRFLLTVTNNGPSLSSAPIEIVDQLPAGLTYLSSTVDVAGAGSVDAEPTVSEDGRAIAWSVLDEGDVLAPGATIVIEVVAAIAPEMRSQRLVNVADVTGPDDADAGNNHAEAAVDVVTLAELTIAKVAADGPWIAGTEVRYTLTVHNDGPSFADAIVTDVLPAGLTPVSIDGEGWTCDTAQSCMREAHPLGDSVLTVVARVDANVPTGSSLTNTATVAWTDSRATEPHQASDDAVIDVTTDADLRLIKTAIDADGQQTASAVAGESSRYRIEVSNLGSSDAIGPITVVDQLPAGVMFGALVGDATAGWSARADDADPQTVTFTMAPASLGLAAGGVAPAIEFDVLVDQAVAQGAVLTNSATVASGTPDANPENDTDTAEVTVAREVDLSITKSHLADAVRIGDELPFVISVRNAGPSEATDVVVTDTVPAGLEVVSAAGSTADGWTIEWVTPVDATDAAGGTVVVARHVEALAPGDSTSTLVVNTRVLAAAYPEVVNVADVTAAEITDEHPDRTPDDNRVEDAVTVPPMATLVVTKSAVGEFTVGGSGAFEITVRNDGPTADAGPIVVTDALPEGLSFASSPDDAVRVDGRTVTWTLEEGLAVDEHITLTVRVNIDEAAFPSVTNTVVVESPTEQTNDAELSDDATAPVTPAAPVVISPEDPVVVTPGGPVVVTPGGPVVFTPAGPVVVTPGGVLATTGAELSVGMLAVALLLMLSGGLFVSYRRGRDAAVAE; this is encoded by the coding sequence ATGCGTTCGACCCAGCGTCGAAGGACTTTTTCGCGCGCCCGGAGACTGACGGCCATCGCCACCGTCGTCTCATTGATCACCGGAGCGCTCGCTCTCGGGGTCGCCGCGCAGATGGCGACCGCGGCATCCTGGACGCCACGCGTCTCTGCGGAGAACGTGGACCCGACGGGCACCGGCAAGGACTTCGTCCTCGCCGGTGAGAACGTCGGCTTCTCGATCGACGTGACGAACGACAGCGGGGGAGCGCAGTTCAACCTCGCCCTCGTGGCGACGCTCCCGGGGAATGTCTCCTACGTCTCGGGCGAGGTGCAGGGCGGTGTACTCGCCGCACCGAAGATCTACGCCGCGGGCGACGTGCTGCCCAATCGCGCGCGCACGGCGGCCGACGCATCCTGCGTTTCCCTCGGCCTCGTCAACGCGCCCGGGCAGGCACCGCTCTGCGCCGTGCCCGCCGGACAGCAGATCTGGGTCTGGTCGAACGTGAACGACCTGCCGCAGGGTGGCACCGTCTCACCGACCATCACGGTCGCACCGAACGATGACTATCCGGTCGGCAGCGTGGTCGGCTTCTCGATCGCCGCGTACACGTCGAACGACCCGACCCGTCTTCCCACGTTCGACGGTTCGCCCAGCGTCTCGCGCACGACGGCCCACACGTCCGGTGCCGGAGTCGCCACCGATGACGTGCCCGTGCAGGCCGTGCGTATCGTCAAGGACGAGCCGAGCGCCGAGAGCGAGCTGCTGCGCGGCGTGCACAGCAGCGTCACCACCTACTCGATGAAGGTCGAGAACACGACGCGCGGCGCGACGAACGACGTCACCGTCACCGATTACCTTCCCGCAGGGCTCGAGTACCTCGGCCTCGCCAGTGGCAACGACAACAGCTCGGGCATCGAGTACGCGGGTGCCCCGGTCATCTCGGGCGGCACGACCGTCGGCGAGTCTGTCGACACCGTGCAGCTGACGGCATCCGAAGCTGCAGCACTCGGCCTGCCCGGCGCCGGCGTCTACACGAAGATCGTCTGGGCTCTGGCGCCGCTTGACGCCGGCGAGACGCGGGTGATCGAGTATCACGCGGCCGTCCCGCTGTTCGCGAACGCACTGTGGGCAGGCGCAGCAGCGCCCGACGTCGCTTCGGGCGCGCAGGCGGCGAACCTCGACAACAACACCGGCGCCTCGACGCGTCACGGTGGCGAGACGACGCCCCAGGCGGCGCAGACCTTCCGCAACGTCGCCGTGGTCGACGGCCAGTACCAGGGCCCGGTCGCGAACGACGACCCGGCGCTGCGCGCGGCTCATGACGACGATGCCGAGATCATCGAGGCCGTGGATGTGCGCGTGCTCAAGCGCGTCGACAAGGGTGGTCTCTTCACCACGGGTTCGGTGGCCACGTACTCGATCGACCTGCGGGTCAGCGAGTATGTCGATGCCAGCGACATCGTGCTCACGGACGTGATTCCCAACGGGCTGTGCCCCGCGTTCCCGGGGTCGCTCGACGGCGTGGATCTCATCATCGGATCGGACGAGGTGTCGCAGGCGACCTGGAACGCCCAGGCTCCCGGCGACGCGTGCAACTACCCGACCACCGAGTCCGCTGCCGTGCTGTCGCCCGAGCTGCACCTCGTGTCGATCACCTACACCCCGACCGACGGCACCTTCACGGTCGTGTTCGACGTCGACCCTCTGACTGCGGGACAGCATTTCACCGCCCAGTACTCCGTGACGCAGCGCCCGAACTACACGGGTGCCGGCGGAGGCACGAGCTCGGGTGACAGCTTCGTCAACAAGGTCTCGGTGACCGCGAAGACCGAGCCGGTCGCGGCGATCGCGAACGACCCGGCCATCCGCGACCGCGTCGGCGGCGCCCGCTACGTCTTCGACGACTCCGCCGCCGTCATCGGTTCGGACCGCACGATCCTCGACAAGACCGTGCTCGAGCGCGGCACGACACCTGACATGCCGCAGCCGGATGAGCTGCTGAAGCAGGCCACGAAGCCCTTCTCGCCGGGGGATGACGTCTGGTACCGACTGTTCGTGGACTTCGCCGACGGCATCGACAGCCGCAACCCGCTGCTCACCGACTACCTGCCCGAGGGCATCGAGGTGCAGGAGCTCCGCTACGCCTACACGGGCGTCCCGGGCGCGACAGACGTGACCACTCCGGTGGCCTACGGCTCCCCGGGGTTCCCGACCACCTACGTCCCGAACGTCGCGCCCACCGGCGCCTCGTTGACGTGGGAGCTCGGCGCCCGCAACCGCACGACGAGCGGTGATCGCTTCATGCCCGAGGGCAGCACGCTCACCGTCTTCGTCCGGGGCACAGTGAAGGCGCAGTCGGCGTCTCAGGACGAGGTCGACAACCCCCTCAACCAGGCGAAGTACCAGCAGGTCAACGTCGACGGAGTGCTCGACTTCCGGCGTTCGGATGCCGGCATCGACCTCGACTGGGGATCCACCCTCACCAAGGGCATCGTCGCGGTCAACGGTCGCGAGATCGCAGGGTCGTTCGGTGACCGCGACCAGAGCGAGCAGGTCGTGCAGGGTGACGAGGTCGACTACCGCATCGACGTCAAGGCGCCGCAGAACACCACCACCGACTACCTGGTGTGGGATGTTCTGCCCGCCGGCGTGAAGAAGGCCGACGTCTCGGCGCCTCTCGCAGAGCTGTACCCCTCGAGCACGCGCCTCGGCGCGCAGGATGCCGCAGCGACCATGTACGACGCGGGGGAGACCCTGCCCGACGGCATCGCGCTGACCGGCGCCTTCGCAGGCCGCTCGGTGATCGTCTGGAAGATCAGCGCGTCGATCGCCGGCTCTGTCGCAGCGACCGAGACGACGACCGAGACCGTGAGCGGCTTCAGCCTCGGCTACACGCTCACTGTGCCCGCAGGCGTCGTCGATGGCGGCGATGCTGCGCAGCTGACGCAGAAGTACACGAACACCGCCGGCATCGTCGACTACGCGGTCGAGAACGCGGGCGGCGGCACGACCACCGTGGTGCCGCAGCGCGACGGCGGCGGCGGCGGCCAGCAGCTGACCACCCGCACTCCGGGTGACGGCGAGGTCGCGGCATCCGACGTCGACACCGTCGACAGTGCCGAGGTGCATCTGCCCGACGTCAAGGTCGAGAAGAAGCTGGTCTCGACCGAGGTCGCGCCGGCAGCGGGAGCGGCAGGGGTGACGAACCTCGGCGACGGAAACCGCAACTCGGTGACCCAGATCGTGCAGGGCGAGTACGCGACGTTCGAGTACTCCGTGACGATCCCCGCGCGCACGACGATCAAGGGCGCGGTGCTCTCCGACAACGGGCGCCTCGCGCTCCCGTCGAACCGCGGATCGCTCGCGTACCAGTTCATCGAGGACGACACCCGTTACTTCCAGGACGGTAAGGCTCTCATGATCGGCGGCACGGCCGCGGACTTCCGCACCGCCGGACGCCAGGGTGACCTTCGAGGAGTGCTCACGTTCCCCGATGTCTACACGAACGACACGAACATCGACCAGGTGTTCAGCTCACGGATCACCGTGTGGGTGAAGGACCTCGCGTCGGCTGAGACTCTCACGAATACGGCCACCGCGACCTTCGTCGATCCGAACTCGACGACAGCGACTCGCGTCACCAAGAGCGCCACGGCGAAGGTCGACTACATCGTGCCCTCCCCGACCCTCCGGAAGACCGCGTCGTCACCCCAGGTCGGCGCGAACGGCAAGGTCGACTTCACGCTCACCGCGAGCAACACCGCGGGACGCCCCGCGCTCTACGACGTGGTCGTGATCGACTGCGTGCCGAAAGAGCTCGTCGCGAGCAACCCGATCGCCTCGACGGGGCAGGTGAAGATCCTCGAGGAGTCGTGCTCGGCCACGAACGCCGGCGTCATCACGCGCGGATCCGGTACCGGCACGGTGATCGAGTGGACGATCCCCATGCTCGTCGGCACGGGTACGGCCCCGACCCTGCGCTACACCGGCACGGTCGACGAGCAGGCCGCCGGAGCATCGCAGTTCGTCAACCGCGCCACCCTCATCGGGCACAGCCTGCCGTCGAGCGTCGGCGACGACACCGACACGACCGATCGCCGTGGCACCTACACCGCGAACGCGAACGCCACCGTGCGGATGCCGGATGCGACGGTCCGCAAGTCCGTCAGCCCTGCGTCGGCCGCGGTCGGCGATGTCGTGACGTACACGGTCACGACGACGCTGCCGGCGAACACGAACTTCTACGACGTGGTGCTCACCGACGTCCTGCCCACCGGCGTCGAGTTCGTCTCGACGGGTACGCACACCGAGACGCTGCAGTGGGATGCCGACACGCGCATCCCCACGGTCGGTGCGCCGACACTCGCGAACGGAACACTGTCGTGGAAGGTGTCGTCCGACGACATCCGCGCGTGGGACAAGCCGCGCGCCATCGTCGTCACGTACCAGGCGCGGCTGCTGCCGACCGTCAAGACCGACAAGCCCGTCAACACGGCGCGCTTCTCGTGGAACAAGATCAACGACTCGGTGGCGTCCGGTGACCGGGTGACCCTGAACACCAGCGCGCAGGTCACGATCGTCGACCCGAAGGTCACGGTCGCCAAGACCGTGCGCGCGGCGGGTACGGCGACGACGGCATTCGCCGACAAGGCCTCCGGCAACCCGGACCAGTCGTTCGCGTACCGGATCGCGGTGAAGAACACCGGCGCAGTGCCGGCATACGGCATCGTCGTGACCGACACGGTTCCCGTGGGTATCAGCATCGACACCACTCAGGGGGCCTTCACGGGCGCCACCTTCAGCGATCGCGCCTCGCTGCTCGCCGGTGAGGGAGGCAGCATCACCTGGACGATCCCCGGTCCGCTGAGCAACGTCGACGGCTCGAACACGCACGAGATCGTCTACTACGGAACATTCTCGGCGTCCAAGGGCATGTCGAAGGACGCGGTGCTGAAGAACGCCGTCGCGGTCACCGAGTACACGTCGTCGCCGAACAACGGGTGGACCTATCTGACCGGCGACAAGAACCGCCCGGCGGGCAAGACCCCGGGCGGGGTGAGTCTCACCCCGCAGGCGGCCGAGGCCGATATCGCGCCGTTCTTCCCGCAGGTGGCGCTCACCAAGCGCGCGACCGACGAGGTGCCCGCTTTCGTCGGCCAGTCGTTCTCGTGGACTCTGCAGGCGACCAACACCGGCGAGGGAGCCGCGCAGACGGTGACCCTCACCGACACGCTGCCCGTGAACTGGGCGTACGACCCGACCGTGGTGCCGTCGCTGACCATCGGCGGTCAGCCGTCGGTCGAGCTCGGCGATCCGGTGCTCGGCGAGGAGGGCGGTCGTCAGACGATCACCTGGGCGCTTCAGGCCGACGACGCGAGTCCGCTTCTTCCCGGCACCATCGACGGGGCCACCGATGCTCAGCGCGCGCTGACGGTCACGTTCTCGTCGAAGCCCGAGCTCGGGGCGGCCATGATGACCGACGAGGGACTGGCATTCGCGCACACCAACTCGGTGAGCGGATCAGCGACCGACACCGCCGGCGCTGACGAGAACGCCGACGGACCGTACGTCGGCGACCCGGCCACGGCCGGCGCGCACATCGCTCGCGCCGATCCGGCGATCATCAAGCAGGCGATCGGAGGAGACTCCGAGGGTCGTTGGATCGCGGGTGAGAGCGTGCGCGACGGGTACACCCAGCCCCAGTGGCGCCTCACGGTCGTCAACCAGGGGCCGGATGTCGCGACCGGACCGTTCCGTATCGTCGACGAGGCGGACCTGCCCGACGGCGTGACCACGGGAGCGTTCACGGCCAGGTACTTCAGCGACGCCGACGACACCGAGGGCGTGCCTTACGCCGTCACGGGCGCCGGCACGTCATCCGACCCCTTCGTGATCGGAGACGCGACTCTCACGCTCGACGCCGACGGCAGCGACCGCATCGTGCTGCTCGCCGATGTCGCCATCGACGAGTCGGCTGTGGGATCGGCATCCAACTCGGCGAGTGTCGCCGGGCGCACCTACGAGCGTCCGGAGGACGTCGCGAAGGACAACAGCGCTGAGGTGACCAAGCCGCTCGCCAGCGCCGCCGACCTGATGCTGACCAAAGACGTCACGACGACCGAGGTCACCGCCGGACGACCGATCACGTGGAGCATCTCGGTGCGCAACGACGGTCCGTCCGCGGCATCCACTGTCAGCGTGGAGCCGGAGCGCAGGGCTGCGGCGACCCCGATCACCGTCACCGACACGGTGCCCGCGGGCATCGGCGAGGTGCAGGACCCGTCTGCGGGACTCGCAGAGTGGACGGTCGAGGCCTCCGACGGCTGGCCGGCATCGGCGGGTGACGTGATCACGTGGACCTACACCGGAACGCAGATGCCGGTGGGTGCTGCGCAGCAGCTGTTCCTCACGGGAACCGTCGATGCGTCGTGGACCGACGGCGAGATCACCAACTCGGCGGTCGTCGAGTCTCCGGTGACGGTCGACCCGACGCCCGAGAACAACGAGGACACGGTGACGGTCACTCCGGGGGACCAGACGTCTCTCGCGATCACCAAGACCCGCGTCGTGCTCGATGCGGGGGAGTGGAAGGATGCCGCGCAGTTCGGCGGTGCGCTGCCTGAGGTCGCCGCGGGCAGCACGGCGAGCTACCGCGTCGTCGTGACCAACAACGGCCCGGCGGATGCTCGTCGGGTCACGGTCACCGATCAGACCCCCGAGATGCTGACCTACGTCGAGGCGACGGACGAGCGCGGCGAATGGACGCGCACGACCGATGCCTCGAACGACGACGTGTTCGCCCTGGCGGGCACCCTGCCCGCTGCGGCCGGAGACAACACGAGGTCGTTCATCGCGACCTACGCGCTGCCGGTCGAGCTGGAACCCGGAACCGAGGTGCGCAACGTCGTCGTGGCAGAGGCCGAGAATTCGACCAATGCTCCGGACGATCTCGACACCACGGCATCCGATCGGGTCGCCGATCTCTCGATCGTCAAGCAGGCGGTCGACGGCGAGGGTGCTCCCGTGGCCGACGGGCTCGTGCCCCAGGTGACCGCGGGAACGCAGACGCGCTTCCTGCTCACCGTGACCAACAACGGTCCGAGCCTGTCGAGCGCGCCGATCGAGATCGTCGATCAGCTGCCGGCCGGTCTCACCTACCTGTCGTCGACCGTCGATGTGGCCGGTGCCGGATCGGTGGATGCCGAGCCGACCGTGAGCGAAGACGGGCGAGCGATCGCCTGGTCGGTGCTCGACGAGGGCGACGTGCTTGCGCCCGGCGCGACCATCGTGATCGAGGTCGTGGCGGCGATCGCACCGGAGATGCGCTCGCAGCGTCTGGTGAACGTGGCCGATGTCACGGGTCCGGATGATGCGGATGCCGGCAACAACCACGCCGAGGCGGCGGTCGATGTCGTGACGCTCGCCGAGCTCACGATAGCCAAGGTCGCGGCCGACGGTCCCTGGATCGCCGGCACCGAGGTCAGGTACACGCTCACCGTGCACAACGACGGTCCGTCGTTCGCCGATGCCATCGTCACCGATGTGCTGCCGGCGGGTCTCACCCCGGTCTCGATCGACGGGGAGGGATGGACGTGCGACACGGCTCAGAGCTGCATGCGCGAGGCGCATCCGCTGGGCGACAGCGTGCTCACCGTCGTCGCGCGGGTCGACGCGAACGTGCCGACCGGCTCGTCGCTCACGAACACGGCGACCGTGGCATGGACCGACAGTCGTGCCACCGAGCCTCATCAGGCCAGCGATGACGCCGTGATCGACGTCACCACCGACGCCGACCTGCGTCTCATCAAGACGGCGATCGATGCAGACGGGCAGCAGACGGCATCCGCTGTGGCCGGCGAGAGCTCGCGCTATCGCATCGAGGTGTCGAACCTCGGTTCGAGCGATGCGATCGGTCCGATCACCGTCGTCGATCAGCTGCCGGCAGGCGTGATGTTCGGTGCCCTCGTCGGAGACGCGACAGCCGGATGGTCGGCGCGTGCCGATGATGCGGATCCGCAGACCGTGACGTTCACGATGGCTCCGGCCTCGCTCGGCCTCGCGGCCGGGGGAGTCGCACCCGCGATCGAGTTCGACGTGCTCGTCGACCAGGCCGTGGCGCAGGGGGCGGTGCTCACCAACTCGGCCACCGTCGCATCGGGCACGCCCGACGCGAACCCCGAGAACGACACCGACACCGCGGAGGTGACCGTGGCTCGCGAGGTCGATCTGTCGATCACGAAGAGCCATCTCGCAGATGCCGTGCGCATCGGCGATGAGCTGCCGTTCGTGATCTCGGTGCGCAACGCCGGACCGTCTGAGGCGACCGATGTCGTCGTCACCGACACCGTGCCCGCCGGACTCGAGGTCGTCTCCGCCGCCGGAAGCACGGCGGATGGCTGGACCATCGAATGGGTCACGCCGGTCGATGCCACGGATGCCGCGGGCGGGACCGTCGTCGTCGCCCGTCACGTCGAGGCGCTCGCTCCGGGGGACTCGACGAGCACCCTGGTCGTGAACACGCGCGTCCTCGCGGCCGCGTATCCCGAGGTGGTCAACGTCGCAGACGTGACGGCCGCCGAGATCACCGACGAGCACCCCGACCGCACACCCGACGACAACCGGGTGGAAGATGCCGTGACGGTGCCGCCGATGGCGACTCTGGTCGTGACCAAGAGCGCGGTCGGCGAGTTCACGGTCGGCGGTTCGGGCGCGTTCGAGATCACCGTGCGCAACGACGGACCGACGGCGGATGCCGGCCCCATCGTCGTCACGGATGCTCTGCCCGAGGGGCTCTCGTTCGCGTCGTCGCCCGACGACGCGGTGCGGGTCGACGGACGCACCGTGACCTGGACACTCGAGGAGGGACTCGCGGTCGACGAGCACATCACGCTCACCGTGCGCGTGAACATCGACGAGGCGGCGTTCCCGTCGGTGACGAACACGGTCGTCGTCGAGTCGCCGACCGAGCAGACGAACGACGCCGAGCTGAGCGACGATGCGACGGCCCCGGTCACGCCTGCCGCCCCCGTGGTGATCTCGCCCGAGGATCCGGTGGTGGTGACGCCCGGTGGCCCGGTCGTGGTGACCCCCGGCGGTCCGGTCGTGTTCACACCCGCCGGCCCCGTGGTGGTGACGCCCGGTGGCGTGCTGGCCACGACGGGTGCGGAGCTGAGCGTGGGGATGCTCGCTGTGGCACTGCTGCTGATGCTCTCGGGCGGGCTGTTCGTGAGCTACCGCCGCGGTCGCGACGCAGCCGTCGCCGAATGA
- a CDS encoding VanZ family protein gives MSQIHVGPPPPRSYARLWVSTLLLVVYTGFVLVVTMWPQPEQLEFGSIASRVLRALHNLGVPESFDYNEIEFVANIGMFVPLGFLLGLALARKAWWVAIFLLPAFSGAIEFTQGIALDERVSTVLDVLANTIGGYTGLLLAMILRAMIHVRDRTKIERELWERRAAAAELQRQNAARAAARSPQGAPAYARVEEPDPVTRVLDADFWETGDAPTVRIPV, from the coding sequence ATGTCACAGATCCACGTGGGTCCGCCGCCGCCGCGCAGCTATGCGCGGCTGTGGGTCTCGACGCTGCTGCTCGTCGTGTACACCGGTTTCGTGCTGGTGGTGACGATGTGGCCGCAGCCCGAGCAGCTCGAGTTCGGCAGCATCGCGTCGCGCGTGCTGCGCGCACTCCACAACCTGGGCGTGCCGGAATCGTTCGACTACAACGAGATCGAGTTCGTGGCGAACATCGGCATGTTCGTGCCTCTCGGATTCCTGCTCGGTCTCGCCCTCGCCCGCAAGGCGTGGTGGGTCGCGATCTTCCTGTTGCCCGCGTTCTCGGGCGCCATCGAGTTCACTCAGGGCATCGCGCTCGACGAGCGGGTCTCGACCGTGCTCGACGTGCTCGCGAACACGATCGGCGGATACACGGGCCTGCTGCTCGCCATGATCCTTCGCGCGATGATCCACGTCAGGGACCGCACGAAGATCGAGCGGGAGCTGTGGGAGCGTCGCGCGGCAGCCGCCGAGCTGCAGCGCCAGAACGCCGCACGCGCCGCAGCCCGGTCGCCGCAGGGAGCGCCCGCCTACGCCCGGGTCGAAGAGCCCGATCCCGTCACGCGGGTGCTGGATGCCGACTTCTGGGAGACCGGCGACGCTCCGACGGTGCGCATTCCGGTGTGA